A portion of the Gammaproteobacteria bacterium genome contains these proteins:
- a CDS encoding peptidoglycan DD-metalloendopeptidase family protein — MRSEHPVVAPASVPDVTALPALSPATGGADRVALPLGLPAQSFVYAAGAEQTAAPVPAPEWKTARVENGDNLSLIFGRLGLSAQELHTILELGGDTKSLKRLYPGEEIRVQTGEAGELLALSYDMDESHTLWLERGTGGFAVRVVEHPLEKRVTQASGVISDSLFLASQRAGLSDNLTMELAGIFGWDIDFSLDIRAGDRFSVLYEEVYKNGERLRDGAILAAEFINRDKVHRAVRYAESGDRGQYYTPEGNSMRKAFLRSPVSFTRVSSGFSLGRMHPILNRIRSHKGVDYAAPTGTPVKSTGDGKIAFKGVKGGYGNVVIVQHGSRYSTLYGHLSKFARGLAPGSRVTQGQVIGYVGMTGLATGPHLHYEFHVDGVHRNPLTVPLPDAAPLPAQRMAAFSREAQPYLARLDALSRTQAMLVAQSGKPASIALNAAE, encoded by the coding sequence ATGCGCAGCGAGCATCCCGTCGTTGCGCCGGCCAGCGTGCCTGACGTCACGGCATTGCCCGCACTGTCCCCGGCGACCGGCGGGGCCGATCGTGTCGCACTGCCGCTCGGGCTTCCGGCGCAGTCCTTCGTCTACGCGGCCGGCGCGGAGCAGACCGCGGCGCCGGTACCCGCGCCCGAGTGGAAAACCGCCCGGGTCGAAAACGGCGACAACCTTTCGCTCATCTTCGGTCGGCTCGGCCTGAGCGCGCAGGAACTCCACACGATCCTCGAGCTCGGCGGCGACACGAAGTCGCTGAAGCGCCTGTATCCCGGCGAGGAGATCCGCGTCCAGACGGGTGAGGCCGGCGAACTCCTTGCGCTCAGCTACGACATGGACGAGTCTCACACCCTGTGGCTCGAGCGCGGCACGGGCGGCTTTGCCGTCCGGGTGGTCGAGCATCCGCTCGAAAAGCGGGTGACCCAGGCCAGCGGCGTCATCAGCGACTCGCTGTTCCTGGCCTCGCAGCGCGCCGGACTGAGCGACAACCTGACCATGGAACTGGCCGGGATCTTCGGCTGGGACATCGACTTTTCGCTCGACATCCGCGCCGGTGACCGCTTCTCCGTGCTCTACGAAGAGGTGTACAAAAACGGGGAGAGGCTGCGCGACGGCGCCATCCTGGCCGCCGAATTCATCAACCGCGACAAGGTCCATCGCGCGGTGCGTTACGCCGAATCCGGCGACAGGGGGCAGTATTACACCCCGGAGGGCAACAGCATGCGCAAGGCCTTCCTGCGTTCGCCCGTTTCCTTCACCCGGGTGAGTTCCGGCTTCAGCCTGGGCCGCATGCACCCGATCCTGAACCGGATCCGCTCGCACAAAGGCGTCGACTATGCCGCGCCCACCGGCACACCCGTCAAGTCGACCGGCGACGGCAAGATCGCCTTCAAGGGAGTCAAGGGCGGCTATGGCAACGTGGTCATCGTCCAGCACGGCAGCCGGTACAGCACGCTCTACGGCCATCTCTCCAAGTTCGCGCGCGGCCTCGCCCCCGGCAGCCGGGTGACCCAAGGCCAGGTCATCGGATACGTCGGCATGACCGGCCTGGCCACCGGTCCGCACCTGCACTATGAATTCCATGTCGACGGCGTGCACCGCAACCCGCTCACCGTACCGCTGCCGGACGCCGCGCCGCTGCCCGCGCAGCGCATGGCGGCGTTCAGCCGCGAAGCGCAGCCCTATCTCGCGCGGCTCGACGCGCTCAGCCGAACGCAGGCGATGCTGGTCGCGCAGTCGGGCAAACCCGCCTCGATCGCCCTGAATGCCGCGGAATAA
- a CDS encoding anhydro-N-acetylmuramic acid kinase, which translates to MSDLYIGLMSGTSMNAIDAALVDLHGHPQLLHTASHPYAPALRQRLKELCEGTHDELKKFAQLDAELGHLFAEAALAVLKQAGIRPGEVVAIGSHGQTVRHYPAHEPKSSLQIADPNIIATVTGITTVADFRRRDMSVGGQGAPLVPAFHNLLFRQRGRDRVVLNIGGIANLTILPADARAAVTGFDTGPGNVLMDQWTARHLRLPMDRDGCWAASGRIDERLLERLLDDRYFAAPPPKSTGTDYFNLHWLDKALKRHTGRMIKKNVQTTLCEVTAASIVRAVHEHAPATREILVCGGGAHNLALMFRLQALLGDIQLRSTEDYGLPPDWIEAMAFAWLAHETLAGQAGNLTSVTGAAKPVLLGGIYRTARKG; encoded by the coding sequence ATGTCTGACCTCTACATCGGCCTGATGTCGGGCACCAGCATGAACGCCATCGATGCCGCGCTGGTCGACCTGCACGGGCACCCGCAGCTGCTGCACACCGCCAGCCATCCCTATGCGCCCGCGCTGCGACAGAGGCTCAAGGAACTGTGCGAAGGGACGCACGATGAGCTGAAGAAATTCGCCCAGCTCGACGCCGAGCTGGGTCACCTCTTCGCGGAGGCCGCGCTCGCCGTCCTGAAGCAGGCAGGGATCCGTCCGGGCGAGGTGGTCGCCATCGGCAGCCATGGCCAGACCGTGCGCCACTATCCCGCGCACGAGCCGAAGTCCAGCCTGCAGATCGCGGATCCGAACATCATCGCGACGGTGACCGGCATCACCACGGTGGCGGACTTCCGCCGCCGCGACATGAGCGTGGGCGGCCAGGGCGCGCCGCTGGTCCCGGCCTTCCACAACCTGCTGTTCAGGCAGCGCGGGCGCGACCGCGTGGTGCTGAACATCGGCGGCATCGCCAACCTGACCATCCTGCCCGCCGACGCGCGCGCGGCGGTCACCGGATTCGACACCGGTCCCGGCAACGTGCTGATGGATCAATGGACCGCGCGTCACCTCCGCCTGCCCATGGACCGCGACGGCTGCTGGGCGGCCAGCGGCCGCATCGACGAGCGGCTGCTGGAGCGCCTGCTGGACGACCGCTATTTCGCCGCCCCGCCGCCGAAATCCACCGGCACGGACTACTTCAATCTCCATTGGCTGGACAAGGCGCTGAAGCGCCACACGGGGCGCATGATCAAGAAGAACGTGCAGACCACGCTGTGCGAGGTGACCGCCGCCAGCATCGTCCGCGCCGTGCATGAGCACGCCCCCGCGACGCGCGAGATCCTGGTCTGCGGCGGGGGCGCCCACAACCTCGCCCTGATGTTCCGCCTGCAGGCGCTGCTGGGAGACATCCAGCTCAGATCCACCGAGGATTACGGACTGCCGCCCGACTGGATCGAGGCCATGGCCTTCGCCTGGCTGGCGCATGAGACGCTCGCGGGGCAGGCCGGCAACCTCACCAGCGTGACCGGGGCGGCAAAGCCGGTACTGCTCGGCGGGATCTATCGGACCGCCCGCAAGGGGTGA
- the erpA gene encoding iron-sulfur cluster insertion protein ErpA has product MNLASSEVTADAAAPLLVFTNAAAAKVKSLIDEEANEALKLRVFITGGGCSGFQYGFTFDEAVNDGDTVIENGGVTLLVDPMSFQYLAGAEIDYSEGLEGAHFVIRNPNATTTCGCGSSFSA; this is encoded by the coding sequence ATGAATTTAGCCAGCTCCGAAGTCACCGCCGACGCCGCTGCGCCTCTGCTGGTGTTCACAAACGCCGCAGCCGCCAAGGTCAAGTCCCTGATCGATGAAGAGGCCAACGAGGCGCTGAAGCTGCGCGTCTTCATCACCGGCGGCGGGTGCTCCGGTTTTCAATACGGGTTTACCTTCGACGAGGCCGTCAACGACGGCGATACGGTGATCGAAAACGGCGGCGTCACGCTGCTGGTCGATCCGATGAGCTTCCAGTACCTGGCGGGGGCGGAGATCGATTATTCCGAAGGACTGGAGGGCGCGCACTTCGTCATCCGCAATCCCAACGCCACCACCACCTGCGGCTGCGGTTCCTCCTTCAGCGCCTGA
- a CDS encoding polymer-forming cytoskeletal protein: MWNGARKQRVDKVDTLIGQRTEVHGDIVFSGGLHIDGAIKGNIEAGNDAATTLILSDKGSIEGEVRAPHIMINGQVIGDIYASESVELALHARITGNVYYKRIEVAMGAEVNGSLVHMDDADLKASPAAEGIKYLSESGGHVD, translated from the coding sequence ATGTGGAATGGAGCCAGGAAGCAGCGGGTCGACAAGGTCGATACCCTGATCGGCCAGCGCACCGAGGTGCACGGAGACATCGTGTTCAGCGGCGGGCTGCACATCGATGGGGCGATCAAGGGCAACATCGAGGCGGGCAACGACGCCGCCACCACCCTGATCCTGAGCGACAAGGGGTCCATTGAAGGCGAGGTGCGCGCCCCCCATATCATGATCAACGGGCAGGTGATCGGCGATATCTACGCCTCCGAGTCGGTCGAGCTCGCCCTCCACGCGCGCATCACCGGGAATGTCTATTACAAACGCATCGAGGTGGCCATGGGCGCGGAAGTGAACGGCAGCCTGGTGCACATGGACGACGCCGACCTGAAGGCGTCCCCCGCCGCCGAGGGGATAAAATACCTGAGTGAATCAGGCGGACATGTTGATTAA
- a CDS encoding N-acetyl-gamma-glutamyl-phosphate reductase has protein sequence MARLKVGVVGGTGYTGVELLRLLARHPGVELGVVTSREQAGRAVADLFQNLRGQVSLKYTAPEPAALAACDTVFFAAPNGTAMTMARELLGAGVRIIDLAADFRLKDPQEWSRWYGMEHACPELLAEAVYGLPEVNREAVRAARLVANPGCYPTAVQLGFLPLLEAGLIDPGRLIADAKSGVSGAGRKAEVGMLFSEAAENFKAYGVAGHRHWPEIRQGLAAFSGGEAVGLTFVPHLVPMIRGIHATLYAELAVPDADLQALYERRYADEPFVDVMPAGALPETRSVKGANVCRIAQYRPLNQRTVVILSVIDNLVKGAAGQALQNFNIMHGFEEGLGLEGIALLP, from the coding sequence ATGGCGAGACTCAAGGTGGGGGTGGTTGGCGGCACCGGGTACACCGGTGTGGAACTGCTGCGCCTGCTCGCCCGGCACCCGGGGGTCGAGCTGGGCGTGGTGACCTCGCGCGAGCAGGCGGGGCGCGCGGTCGCGGACCTGTTTCAGAACCTGCGCGGGCAGGTCTCCCTGAAGTACACGGCGCCGGAACCGGCGGCCCTGGCGGCCTGCGACACGGTGTTCTTCGCGGCCCCCAACGGGACGGCCATGACCATGGCGCGCGAGCTGCTGGGCGCCGGCGTGCGCATCATCGACCTGGCGGCGGACTTCCGGCTGAAGGACCCGCAGGAATGGAGCCGCTGGTACGGCATGGAGCACGCCTGTCCCGAATTGCTGGCGGAGGCCGTGTACGGCCTGCCCGAGGTCAACCGCGAGGCCGTGCGCGCGGCGCGCCTGGTGGCCAATCCCGGCTGCTATCCCACCGCGGTCCAGCTCGGATTCCTGCCGCTGCTGGAGGCCGGCCTGATCGACCCCGGCCGGCTGATCGCTGACGCCAAGTCCGGCGTCAGCGGTGCCGGGCGCAAGGCCGAGGTCGGCATGCTGTTCAGCGAGGCGGCGGAAAACTTCAAGGCCTACGGTGTCGCCGGCCATCGCCACTGGCCGGAGATCCGCCAGGGTCTCGCGGCGTTCAGCGGGGGAGAGGCGGTCGGACTGACCTTCGTGCCGCACCTGGTGCCGATGATCCGCGGCATCCATGCGACGCTCTACGCGGAGCTGGCGGTGCCCGACGCGGATTTGCAGGCTCTGTACGAGCGGAGATATGCGGATGAGCCTTTCGTCGATGTGATGCCGGCGGGCGCGCTGCCCGAGACGCGCAGCGTGAAGGGCGCCAATGTGTGCCGCATTGCGCAGTACCGGCCGCTCAATCAGCGTACCGTCGTCATCCTGTCGGTGATCGACAATCTGGTCAAGGGCGCGGCGGGACAGGCGCTGCAGAATTTCAACATCATGCATGGTTTCGAGGAAGGGCTGGGACTCGAGGGGATCGCACTGCTGCCGTGA
- a CDS encoding c-type cytochrome, with amino-acid sequence MASRFLTPPPRDFTALDPGELDREDIIRAVSTGRSGSAMMGFEHILSRGEIEAVADFILDSFVEGRRTNVRYHSVENGWPDHERYAEAFPYALGTLALDTADADLTPAQRRGKRLFLSTCVVCHDRARLIDDRTLWDRRTVSYPRGGYSHRADGTADAVSSATLSASHDIAPQLAGASPQQQRGEEIFQRNCAFCHARDGTGRNWIGGFLQPHPRDLTAAPVAAMTHERLREVIAKGVPGSAMPAWATVLDETEIAAVAAYVEAAFIRGDEVDGERTDRD; translated from the coding sequence GTGGCAAGCCGGTTCCTGACGCCGCCGCCGCGCGATTTCACCGCGCTCGATCCCGGCGAGCTGGACCGTGAAGACATCATCCGCGCGGTCTCCACGGGACGTTCGGGCAGCGCCATGATGGGCTTCGAGCATATCCTGAGCCGGGGCGAGATCGAGGCCGTGGCGGATTTCATCCTCGACTCCTTCGTCGAAGGCCGGCGGACGAACGTCCGCTACCATTCCGTGGAGAACGGCTGGCCGGATCACGAGCGCTACGCCGAGGCCTTCCCCTACGCCCTCGGCACGCTCGCACTGGATACGGCGGATGCGGATCTGACGCCGGCGCAGCGCCGGGGCAAGCGCCTGTTCCTCTCCACCTGCGTCGTGTGCCATGACCGCGCGCGCCTGATCGACGATCGCACGCTGTGGGACCGCAGGACGGTATCCTATCCGCGCGGCGGCTACTCGCATCGGGCGGACGGGACCGCCGACGCAGTATCGTCCGCGACCCTTTCGGCGTCGCACGATATCGCCCCGCAGCTGGCCGGCGCGAGCCCGCAACAGCAGCGCGGCGAGGAAATATTCCAGCGCAATTGCGCCTTCTGCCACGCGCGCGACGGCACCGGTCGCAACTGGATCGGCGGCTTTCTCCAGCCGCATCCGCGCGATCTGACCGCCGCGCCCGTCGCGGCGATGACGCATGAACGGCTGCGCGAGGTCATCGCGAAAGGCGTGCCCGGGAGCGCGATGCCGGCCTGGGCGACGGTGCTCGACGAGACGGAGATCGCCGCGGTGGCGGCCTACGTGGAGGCCGCCTTCATCCGGGGGGATGAGGTCGACGGAGAGCGCACGGACAGGGATTGA
- a CDS encoding c-type cytochrome, translated as MSFRYARRAGVIAACLSLFAAAASASEPQRLYSHNCAACHGEHGDGKSRAQFGLNPPPRDFTAAAAWQELSRERMILSVTHGRPGTAMVGWGDRLSEGEITGVVDYIRASFMQAPAGPQRNTGQQLYKRHCAACHGDRGNGATWAHNSLNPPPRDFTDSAIRRELTRERMILSVTHGRPGTAMMPFSGQMSAQDIAAVVDYVRVSFMAGADEPAAAAAPEPATTNASVPRPAADMSAALPRGLRGDAGKGRRFYLGNCYVCHGEHGDGQGPRSSFIKPPPRNFLAPESRRVLNRPALFEAISSGKRGTVMPAWAGVLSEQEIADVAEFVFTAFVDPPAGAADAARKKKALN; from the coding sequence TTGTCTTTCCGTTATGCGCGCCGCGCCGGCGTGATCGCCGCCTGCCTGTCGCTGTTCGCCGCGGCGGCGTCCGCATCGGAGCCGCAGCGCCTGTACAGCCATAACTGCGCCGCCTGCCACGGCGAGCACGGCGACGGGAAGAGCCGCGCCCAGTTCGGCCTGAATCCCCCGCCGCGCGATTTCACGGCGGCGGCGGCATGGCAGGAATTGAGCCGCGAACGCATGATCCTCTCGGTGACCCACGGCCGGCCCGGGACCGCCATGGTCGGCTGGGGAGACCGCCTCAGCGAGGGCGAGATCACCGGCGTCGTCGACTACATCCGCGCAAGCTTCATGCAGGCGCCGGCCGGGCCGCAGCGAAACACGGGCCAGCAGCTCTACAAGCGCCACTGCGCGGCCTGCCACGGCGACCGTGGCAACGGGGCCACCTGGGCGCATAACAGCCTCAATCCGCCACCGCGCGACTTCACCGATTCGGCTATCCGCCGTGAACTCACGCGCGAACGCATGATCCTCTCGGTGACCCACGGCCGGCCGGGCACCGCCATGATGCCCTTCAGCGGCCAGATGAGCGCGCAGGATATTGCGGCGGTGGTCGATTATGTGCGCGTGAGTTTCATGGCGGGTGCGGACGAACCCGCCGCCGCGGCTGCCCCGGAACCGGCCACGACGAACGCGTCCGTGCCGCGGCCCGCGGCGGACATGTCCGCCGCGCTGCCGCGCGGCCTGCGCGGTGACGCCGGCAAGGGGCGCCGTTTCTACCTCGGCAACTGTTACGTCTGCCACGGCGAGCATGGCGACGGACAGGGGCCGCGGTCTTCATTCATCAAGCCGCCGCCGCGCAACTTTCTCGCACCGGAGTCGCGCCGCGTCTTGAACCGGCCGGCGCTGTTCGAGGCGATTTCCTCCGGCAAGCGCGGAACGGTCATGCCCGCCTGGGCGGGCGTGCTGAGCGAGCAGGAGATCGCGGACGTCGCCGAGTTCGTCTTCACGGCCTTTGTCGACCCTCCCGCCGGGGCGGCGGACGCGGCACGGAAAAAAAAAGCCCTGAACTGA
- a CDS encoding 6-bladed beta-propeller yields MRALPRRPRLTPHASRLTLVIAICLLASCAGTPEAEREFIPPVYPPPPAEPRFVYERTLLYNEDVEEVSSGMRFKQFALGEARKLMGLVKPFDVAVRAGRVYVTDTVQRAVMVFDIPGKRFFQIGAEKPGRLSKPMGIDIGADGTLYVADITERRVMVYDADGVFQRAIGGGELLQRPADVAIAPDGTRLYVVDTGGVDSMDHAVHVFDARSGEAVGRIGARGAAEGEFNLPLQASVAADGTLYVVDSGNFRVEAFDGDGGFRFSFGSAGRFPGQFARPKGIATDAAGNVYVVDTAFGNIQIFDPAGQLLMFIGERGQSGYPGKYMLPAGIDVDGDGRIYVVDQFFRKVDIYRPVSPDPGAPVAAADAELP; encoded by the coding sequence ATCCGAGCGCTGCCCCGCAGGCCTCGCCTCACGCCTCACGCCTCACGCCTCACCCTCGTCATCGCCATCTGCCTGCTCGCCTCCTGCGCCGGCACCCCCGAGGCCGAGCGCGAGTTCATCCCCCCGGTCTATCCGCCGCCGCCCGCCGAGCCGCGCTTCGTCTACGAACGCACGCTGCTCTATAACGAGGACGTCGAGGAAGTCAGCTCCGGTATGCGTTTCAAGCAGTTCGCGCTGGGCGAGGCGCGCAAGCTGATGGGACTGGTCAAGCCGTTCGACGTCGCGGTACGCGCGGGTCGCGTCTATGTCACCGATACGGTACAGCGCGCCGTCATGGTGTTCGACATCCCCGGCAAGCGCTTCTTCCAGATCGGCGCCGAGAAGCCGGGCCGGCTGTCCAAGCCGATGGGCATCGACATCGGCGCCGACGGCACGCTCTATGTCGCCGACATCACGGAACGCCGCGTGATGGTCTACGACGCGGACGGCGTGTTCCAGCGCGCCATCGGCGGCGGGGAACTGCTGCAGCGCCCGGCCGACGTGGCTATCGCCCCCGACGGGACGCGCCTCTACGTGGTCGACACCGGCGGAGTGGATTCCATGGACCACGCCGTGCACGTCTTCGATGCGCGCAGCGGCGAGGCGGTCGGCCGCATCGGCGCGCGCGGCGCGGCGGAGGGCGAGTTCAACCTGCCGCTGCAGGCGTCCGTCGCCGCGGACGGCACCCTGTACGTGGTCGACAGCGGCAACTTCCGTGTCGAGGCCTTCGACGGCGACGGCGGCTTCCGCTTCAGCTTCGGCTCGGCGGGGCGCTTTCCCGGGCAGTTCGCCCGCCCGAAGGGCATCGCCACCGACGCCGCCGGCAACGTCTACGTGGTGGACACGGCCTTCGGCAACATCCAGATCTTCGACCCCGCGGGGCAGTTGCTCATGTTCATCGGCGAGCGCGGGCAATCGGGTTATCCCGGGAAATACATGCTGCCGGCGGGGATCGACGTGGACGGCGACGGGCGCATCTATGTCGTCGACCAGTTCTTCCGCAAGGTCGACATCTACCGTCCGGTCTCTCCGGACCCAGGCGCGCCGGTCGCTGCGGCAGACGCGGAACTACCCTAG
- a CDS encoding EAL domain-containing protein → MKTPGSRAALLIAGLALALLAAGASVDALFPGVMPGGTAGAWFALALAVTFVFGLWRLAHHGVVRPLDRMEEQVAVSEHRIRAVLDHIVDAVVYVNEYGVIESSNPAAERLFGFGADELRGKGIAELLPPPPGIGAAAGEGLPAHLAGMDGEMREASGRHKSGALFPLELTVSRMTIHGRPHYVGILRDITQRRAQLAALRHQALHDALTGLPNRALLFDRIEHTIRGARRSHQPLALMITDLDHFKEINDTLGHPFGDLILQETARRMGAAMRSSDTVARLGGDEFALLLPATDAGDAVRIADKVMREIERPFELEGHNFMLGASIGIAMFPDHGDDASTLMRHADVAMYAAKREHCGHAVYRSELDRHSLEYLALKSELHTALESDQLKLCYQPVIDLQSGQVTGVEALVRWNHPTRGLLAPDEFIPLAERTGLIRGLTLWVLNTAAQHSRTWAAHGLELRIAVNLSVHNLHDGGLPETIRGIIGGGGQPLQLRLEITETAIMPGSTQALEVLNRLSAQGVRISIDDFGTGYSSLAYLKRLPVDEVKIDKSFVSAMALDNDDAVIVRSTIDLAHNIGLRVVAEGVEDRATYDLLAGMRCDSVQGFYISRPLEADAVLAWLRDSAWRPAAVGAR, encoded by the coding sequence ATGAAAACACCGGGTTCCCGCGCCGCGCTGCTGATCGCCGGCCTGGCGCTGGCGCTGCTCGCGGCGGGCGCCAGCGTCGATGCGTTGTTCCCGGGTGTCATGCCCGGCGGCACAGCCGGGGCGTGGTTCGCACTGGCGCTGGCCGTGACGTTCGTCTTCGGACTGTGGCGCCTCGCCCACCACGGCGTCGTGCGTCCGCTCGACCGCATGGAGGAGCAGGTCGCAGTGTCGGAGCACCGCATCCGCGCCGTGCTGGACCATATCGTGGACGCCGTCGTCTACGTGAACGAATACGGCGTGATCGAATCCTCCAACCCCGCCGCCGAGCGCCTCTTCGGCTTCGGCGCCGACGAGCTGCGCGGCAAGGGAATCGCCGAACTGCTGCCCCCGCCGCCGGGCATCGGCGCGGCGGCGGGGGAAGGACTCCCCGCGCATCTCGCCGGCATGGACGGCGAGATGCGCGAGGCGAGCGGGCGCCACAAAAGCGGTGCACTGTTCCCGCTCGAGCTGACCGTAAGCCGCATGACGATCCATGGCCGGCCGCACTACGTCGGCATCCTGCGTGATATCACCCAGCGCCGCGCACAGCTGGCGGCACTGCGCCACCAGGCTCTGCACGACGCCCTCACCGGCCTGCCCAACCGCGCGCTGCTGTTCGACCGCATCGAGCACACCATCCGCGGGGCGCGCCGCAGCCACCAGCCGCTCGCCCTGATGATCACCGACCTGGATCACTTCAAGGAGATCAACGACACGCTGGGGCATCCCTTCGGCGACCTCATCCTGCAGGAGACGGCGCGCCGCATGGGCGCGGCGATGCGCAGCTCGGATACCGTGGCCAGGCTCGGTGGAGACGAGTTCGCCCTGCTGCTGCCGGCCACCGATGCCGGCGACGCGGTGCGCATCGCCGACAAGGTGATGCGCGAGATCGAGCGGCCGTTCGAGCTGGAGGGGCACAATTTCATGCTCGGCGCGAGCATCGGCATCGCTATGTTTCCCGATCACGGCGATGATGCCAGCACGCTGATGCGCCACGCCGACGTGGCGATGTACGCGGCGAAGCGCGAGCACTGCGGCCACGCCGTGTACCGGTCCGAGCTGGACCGGCACAGCCTGGAGTACCTCGCGCTCAAGTCCGAGTTGCACACGGCGCTGGAGAGCGACCAGCTGAAGCTGTGCTACCAGCCGGTGATCGATCTGCAGAGCGGCCAGGTGACCGGGGTGGAGGCACTGGTGCGCTGGAATCACCCGACCCGCGGACTGCTCGCCCCGGATGAATTCATCCCGCTCGCCGAACGCACCGGCCTGATCCGGGGGCTCACCCTGTGGGTGCTGAATACGGCCGCGCAGCACAGCCGCACCTGGGCGGCACACGGACTGGAGCTGCGCATCGCGGTCAATCTCTCGGTGCACAACCTGCACGACGGCGGCCTGCCGGAGACCATCCGCGGGATCATCGGCGGCGGCGGGCAGCCCCTGCAGCTCAGGCTGGAGATCACCGAGACCGCGATCATGCCCGGATCGACGCAGGCCCTCGAGGTGCTGAACCGCCTGAGCGCGCAGGGCGTCCGGATCTCCATCGACGACTTCGGCACCGGCTACTCGTCGCTGGCCTACCTGAAGCGCCTGCCGGTGGACGAGGTGAAGATCGACAAGTCATTCGTGTCCGCCATGGCGCTCGACAACGACGACGCGGTGATCGTGCGTTCGACCATCGACCTGGCGCACAACATCGGGTTGCGCGTGGTGGCGGAAGGCGTGGAGGACCGTGCGACCTACGATCTGCTCGCCGGCATGCGCTGCGACTCGGTGCAGGGCTTCTACATCAGCCGGCCGCTGGAGGCGGACGCCGTGCTTGCCTGGCTGCGGGATTCCGCCTGGCGCCCCGCCGCCGTGGGCGCGCGTTAA
- a CDS encoding regulator: protein MKFDHKTWALLIVLAGVFVVGGYLLGANQGKRGTGQEIRAPLDEVDPAAPLPAGHPTLPPSGDGAVTAPGMGAGDRRFTHFRVGNRNVKGLMVESNVAWIGTSGGVIRYDAATDSHSIFDNQVPGILSNGIFHISRLDDRIAVGTYGGGLSLLDPATGQWKNYNIPQGLADQFVYDVQKARNGDVWIATWSGVNRIRSGALDDPARWETFTMENTSGGLPNPWVYNLAEGADGDMWFATEEGLARYRDGAWKHWKHGDGLGAPYELVRDAIQFTSDPAAASQHHAQQKAEQGIEDLKVAYNPNYVISLDVDRDGTVWCGTWGAGLARFDGTTWKNFTTADGLPANHIFMLYRDRGGRLWIGTSQGLARLNDDGASFSVMTTADGLFANNVFSMAQADDGTLWVGSFGGVARIAGGG, encoded by the coding sequence ATGAAATTCGATCATAAAACCTGGGCCTTGCTCATCGTGCTGGCGGGCGTCTTCGTGGTGGGCGGCTACCTCCTCGGCGCCAACCAGGGCAAACGCGGCACCGGGCAGGAGATCCGCGCGCCGCTCGACGAGGTCGATCCCGCCGCGCCGCTGCCGGCCGGACATCCGACGCTGCCGCCGTCCGGTGATGGCGCTGTAACCGCGCCGGGCATGGGCGCGGGTGACCGGCGTTTCACCCACTTCCGCGTCGGCAACCGCAACGTCAAGGGTCTCATGGTGGAGTCGAACGTGGCCTGGATTGGCACCTCGGGCGGGGTGATCCGCTACGACGCCGCGACGGACAGCCACAGCATCTTCGACAACCAGGTCCCGGGCATCCTGTCGAACGGCATCTTCCATATCAGCCGGCTCGACGACAGGATCGCGGTGGGCACCTACGGCGGCGGCCTGTCCCTGCTGGACCCGGCGACCGGACAGTGGAAAAACTACAATATTCCGCAGGGGCTCGCCGACCAGTTTGTCTACGATGTCCAGAAGGCGCGCAACGGCGACGTGTGGATTGCGACCTGGTCCGGCGTCAATCGCATCCGTAGCGGGGCGCTCGACGATCCCGCCCGCTGGGAGACGTTCACAATGGAGAACACCTCCGGCGGATTGCCCAATCCCTGGGTCTACAATCTGGCGGAGGGCGCCGACGGCGATATGTGGTTTGCGACCGAGGAAGGCCTGGCGCGTTATCGGGACGGCGCCTGGAAGCACTGGAAGCACGGCGACGGACTCGGGGCGCCCTATGAGCTGGTGCGTGACGCGATCCAGTTCACCAGCGATCCGGCCGCAGCCTCCCAGCACCACGCGCAGCAGAAGGCGGAGCAGGGTATCGAGGACCTCAAGGTCGCCTACAATCCGAATTACGTCATCTCGCTCGACGTCGACCGCGACGGCACCGTATGGTGCGGCACCTGGGGCGCCGGCCTCGCCCGCTTCGACGGCACGACCTGGAAGAATTTCACCACCGCGGACGGACTCCCCGCCAACCACATCTTCATGCTGTACCGGGACCGCGGCGGCCGGCTCTGGATCGGCACCAGCCAGGGACTGGCCCGGCTCAATGACGATGGCGCCTCCTTCAGCGTGATGACCACGGCGGACGGCCTGTTCGCGAACAATGTCTTTTCGATGGCGCAGGCCGACGACGGCACCCTGTGGGTGGGCAGCTTCGGCGGCGTCGCCCGCATCGCGGGAGGCGGATGA